Proteins from one SAR324 cluster bacterium genomic window:
- a CDS encoding sugar phosphate isomerase/epimerase codes for MLDEVSVTKARRSIRDSGVRAEALCALVLIDSESEGDHQSQRLKNQQIFEIAAELEVSSVVVITGGLPSDSKDIQFQKEAVLAELEFLLPAAEKLGVSLSLEPLHPMVCGMRSVISSLRDAVEILDDLSHPNLTIALDSYALWWDQGLEEQIHQAGTRIRHLHVSDWLPQTKDLRLDRGMPGNGCIDNRKIRTWLEREGFKGPVEVEIFSAFDWWLRPADEMVKTICDRLGFL; via the coding sequence GGCTGAAGCGCTCTGTGCTCTGGTTTTGATAGATTCTGAAAGTGAAGGAGATCATCAATCACAAAGACTGAAGAACCAACAAATCTTTGAAATAGCTGCTGAATTGGAGGTTTCTTCAGTAGTGGTTATCACGGGAGGACTGCCTTCTGATTCGAAGGACATTCAATTTCAGAAGGAAGCAGTCCTTGCAGAACTAGAATTCCTACTGCCCGCTGCAGAAAAACTTGGAGTGAGTCTTTCTTTGGAGCCCCTTCATCCAATGGTTTGTGGGATGAGATCGGTGATATCAAGTTTGAGAGATGCAGTTGAAATTTTGGATGACCTCTCTCATCCAAATTTGACAATTGCGCTCGACAGCTACGCTCTTTGGTGGGATCAAGGACTGGAAGAACAAATTCATCAAGCGGGTACACGAATTCGGCACCTGCATGTTTCTGACTGGCTGCCCCAAACGAAAGATTTGCGACTAGATCGAGGGATGCCCGGGAATGGTTGCATTGATAATCGTAAAATCAGGACTTGGTTGGAGAGGGAAGGATTTAAAGGCCCTGTTGAAGTCGAGATCTTCTCAGCATTTGACTGGTGGCTGAGGCCCGCAGATGAGATGGTCAAAACGATCTGTGATCGCTTGGGATTTCTTTGA
- a CDS encoding ABC transporter ATP-binding protein, protein MLNIKEVHSGYGKLKILRGINLNVPQGGVVALLGGNGTGKSTLLKTISGLVPVMEGNIEFDGQIISGKKPHEIVRSGLVQVTQSKEAYPSMTVEENLMLGAYTRSDGGGVRTDLERVYEFFPVLRQRRKVLSGTLSGGEVQMLVIGRGLMAKPKMLMLDEPSAALAPKVVLEIFSNIYKISQTGVTILIVEQNVRMALLLAQYAYIIRDGVIMIEGSAEDLINDPSVKDSFLGGTVANTKKSLNS, encoded by the coding sequence TTGTTAAATATCAAGGAGGTTCACTCAGGATATGGCAAACTCAAAATCCTTCGTGGGATCAACCTCAATGTTCCCCAGGGAGGTGTAGTTGCACTTTTGGGGGGCAATGGAACCGGCAAATCAACCTTACTGAAAACCATTTCAGGATTGGTACCTGTGATGGAGGGAAATATCGAGTTTGATGGGCAAATCATCTCTGGTAAGAAACCCCACGAAATTGTGCGAAGCGGACTTGTGCAGGTTACGCAGTCCAAAGAAGCTTATCCTTCGATGACCGTGGAAGAGAACTTGATGCTGGGAGCATACACCCGAAGCGATGGTGGCGGTGTAAGAACCGATTTAGAGAGAGTATATGAGTTCTTTCCGGTACTTCGGCAAAGAAGGAAAGTGTTGTCTGGAACCTTGAGCGGTGGCGAGGTCCAGATGCTGGTCATTGGGAGAGGCCTGATGGCCAAGCCCAAGATGTTGATGCTAGATGAGCCTAGTGCTGCACTTGCGCCGAAAGTCGTTTTAGAAATTTTTTCTAATATATATAAAATCAGTCAGACTGGTGTTACGATTCTCATCGTGGAGCAAAACGTAAGGATGGCGCTACTATTAGCCCAATACGCCTATATTATTCGGGATGGAGTGATTATGATCGAAGGTTCAGCAGAAGATTTGATCAATGATCCCTCGGTAAAAGATTCTTTCTTGGGCGGCACAGTCGCAAACACAAAAAAATCTCTTAATTCCTAA
- a CDS encoding branched-chain amino acid ABC transporter permease: MDFDFESLLAFIIFGVTIGVVYGIVALGISLIYSGLDIVHFAHGEIYMFGAFLGLVLSQQLGIPYPGAMIGAMILAALLGMFIERVFYRRLTRSGGGYTVAGMGMIICGFGMSVALMNVAFLIWGADAEPFPVDFGIEPLEINDISIPPSYLLTAVVSLCLMGILNYFLRYTKIGLAVRAVAHNKDIAFLMGINVPLFISLIFGLACALAAAAGVLVGPMQSVQVEMGYLMLLKAFAAAVVGGFGSLPGALIGGILVGIFENLGAAYISASHKDIYAFLLLILVLMCRPAGLFGVVAKVKA; the protein is encoded by the coding sequence ATGGACTTTGATTTTGAATCTTTACTAGCGTTTATCATTTTTGGAGTGACCATCGGGGTTGTCTATGGAATTGTGGCCTTGGGAATCTCTCTAATCTATTCAGGCTTGGACATCGTTCATTTCGCCCATGGTGAAATCTACATGTTTGGTGCGTTTCTGGGCCTTGTTCTCTCTCAACAGCTTGGTATCCCTTATCCTGGAGCAATGATTGGAGCAATGATTTTAGCCGCCTTGCTCGGTATGTTCATTGAGCGGGTTTTCTACAGGCGTCTCACGAGATCAGGCGGTGGGTACACTGTTGCTGGAATGGGGATGATTATTTGTGGTTTTGGGATGTCTGTGGCGCTAATGAACGTAGCTTTTCTGATTTGGGGAGCGGATGCTGAACCCTTCCCAGTTGACTTCGGTATAGAACCTTTAGAGATCAATGACATTTCGATACCACCAAGTTATTTACTGACAGCTGTGGTGTCTTTGTGTTTGATGGGAATCCTGAATTACTTTTTGCGCTACACGAAAATCGGTCTGGCTGTCAGAGCCGTTGCGCATAACAAGGACATTGCTTTTTTGATGGGCATCAATGTTCCCTTGTTCATTTCGCTGATTTTCGGACTGGCCTGTGCGTTAGCTGCGGCAGCAGGTGTGCTTGTAGGCCCAATGCAGTCGGTGCAAGTAGAGATGGGCTACCTGATGTTGTTGAAAGCATTTGCAGCTGCTGTGGTTGGAGGTTTTGGAAGCTTGCCAGGTGCTCTGATCGGAGGAATTCTTGTCGGAATTTTTGAAAATCTTGGTGCGGCATACATTTCTGCTAGTCACAAAGATATCTACGCTTTTTTGCTGCTAATCCTAGTTTTGATGTGCCGGCCTGCCGGTCTCTTTGGGGTGGTGGCAAAAGTAAAGGCATGA
- a CDS encoding ABC transporter substrate-binding protein gives MRNWTKFLAGLAAGGFVLSATAALADEIRIGITMRMVSENGQKYGQMVMDEIGLINEAGGINGHQIKATLMNDECKSDKGVANANKLIFQEKVHLLVGSTCSSVSLPIVDVTAKAKVPQIIPHSTNAKITQKGSAWVFRVPVSGRFYAGVNAKYVGENIGKKIAYICAADAASQNDCDAMQAQMKSQHGTEPAYVAQVQEKEVDFRTHMQKIKLAGVDGIMVAALAETMSRALIQSYEAGIGPNVRRIGSSSASNAPVPKISGDAVKGVFYAAAYSNADTRPIAKLFNQMVKDRYGIHAPDHDFSQAYDLIRIVEMALNNSDLKLTNSSLAADRTAIRDAIANVKNYQGLASGPISFCADATPQCRDGNKTPVLISYRKGGEAFETEVLARVSMPEDFGL, from the coding sequence ATGAGGAACTGGACTAAATTCCTTGCTGGATTAGCTGCAGGAGGATTCGTTCTCTCAGCAACAGCGGCACTGGCTGATGAAATTCGTATTGGTATCACAATGCGGATGGTTAGTGAGAATGGTCAGAAATACGGGCAGATGGTCATGGATGAGATTGGTCTCATCAATGAAGCTGGAGGTATCAATGGGCATCAGATCAAGGCAACACTGATGAATGATGAGTGTAAATCAGACAAGGGTGTTGCAAATGCCAACAAATTGATTTTCCAAGAGAAGGTTCATCTATTGGTTGGTTCAACATGTTCTTCAGTTTCTTTACCGATTGTGGATGTTACGGCTAAAGCCAAAGTCCCACAAATCATCCCTCATTCCACAAATGCAAAGATTACCCAGAAAGGAAGTGCTTGGGTCTTCCGAGTCCCCGTCTCGGGTCGTTTTTACGCAGGGGTGAATGCAAAGTACGTTGGTGAAAATATTGGTAAGAAAATCGCCTATATTTGTGCAGCTGATGCAGCTTCTCAAAATGACTGCGATGCTATGCAAGCTCAGATGAAGAGTCAGCATGGAACTGAACCCGCTTATGTTGCTCAAGTACAAGAAAAGGAAGTCGACTTCCGTACACACATGCAGAAGATCAAATTAGCAGGTGTTGATGGAATCATGGTGGCTGCACTTGCAGAGACGATGAGTCGAGCACTGATTCAGTCCTACGAGGCTGGTATCGGGCCTAATGTTCGCCGCATCGGTTCCTCTTCAGCATCTAATGCCCCTGTGCCCAAGATCTCAGGTGATGCGGTAAAAGGTGTTTTCTATGCCGCTGCCTACTCTAACGCAGATACTCGCCCCATTGCAAAGCTATTCAACCAGATGGTTAAGGATCGCTATGGCATTCACGCACCAGATCATGACTTCTCCCAAGCTTATGATCTAATCAGGATTGTTGAAATGGCCCTTAACAATTCAGACCTCAAGCTGACTAATAGTTCATTGGCAGCTGATCGAACAGCGATTCGGGATGCGATTGCCAACGTAAAGAATTATCAAGGTCTTGCCTCTGGACCAATCAGCTTCTGTGCTGACGCGACGCCACAGTGTCGTGATGGGAACAAGACTCCTGTTCTGATTTCTTATAGAAAGGGTGGAGAAGCTTTCGAGACAGAAGTTCTTGCCCGTGTGAGTATGCCGGAAGACTTCGGTCTTTGA